From a single Brassica napus cultivar Da-Ae chromosome C9, Da-Ae, whole genome shotgun sequence genomic region:
- the LOC106383219 gene encoding uncharacterized protein K02A2.6-like, protein MEQKFILEVEVFYCWGIDFMGPFSSSYGNKYILVAVDYISKWVEAVASPTNNASVVTKLFKSIIIPRFGVPRIVISDGGTHFTNKVFDGLLKKNDVQHRVATPYHPQTSGQDRLEDTVGNNTIPPPLWQILSFTSRTRA, encoded by the exons ATGGAACAGAAGTTCATTCTGGAAGTCGAAGTCTTTTATTGCTGGGGGATAGATTTCATGGGTCCTTTCTCATCCTCATACGGAAACAAGTATATACTAGTCGCTGTAGACTACATATCCAAATGGGTTGAAGCAGTAGCTTCCCCAACCAACAACGCATCTGTAGTTACTAAGCTTTTCAAGAGCATAATCATTCCGCGGTTTGGAGTTCCTAGAATAGTCATTAGTGACGGTGGAACCCATTTCACCAATAAGGTCTTTGATGGATTGCTTAAAAAGAACGATGTTCAGCATAGAGTAGCTACGCCCTACCACCCACAAACCAGTGGACAG GACCGCCTAGAAGACACCGTTGGGAACAACACCATTCCACCTCCTTTATGGCAAATCCTGTCATTTACCAGTCGAACTAGAGCATAA